The Antedon mediterranea chromosome 11, ecAntMedi1.1, whole genome shotgun sequence genome window below encodes:
- the LOC140063054 gene encoding 52 kDa repressor of the inhibitor of the protein kinase-like translates to MPRKERGRKRKQQDLAEQAKHCVKLGGWLLHTSNKDDQLDTSGPPIFLPAAAEVCNNDQQGLDTSSSGPPTFLPAAADEVCLFPGVDEDGNLSDPETAVNDDIDVDIQLPVDLEMPIEQEGVICKDVGDIVNKLIDISTLTPSEKLKYIDNHFVPDSNYKHFLKQIVMQGEGRSKTLTFQYSWLDQYKWLVYSPSDHGGYCKYCVMFPPDKTNLSNAVLVGRPFKILKHAKGKDGVLDCHTNFLYHKTAVDKYKQLSMSFLHPEHHVDVLLNDASKQIYKDNIHILQSIIEAVLLCGKQNIALRGHRDDSTSSCSNTGNFLAILKLLSGRDPILRKHLESSNKNSTYTSKTIQNELIGIIGEFVRNKITIDLSDQKYSKYYTIIADEVTDTTTNKEVLSICLRFLTGDEQVEIAEHFVDFVNLNRTTGKAIADAIMKSLSDNGFNYQNLRGQAYDGASAMSSAVRGVNGRIREVVPLALYSHCKSHILNLSIASSCKLQEIRNMIGSINEVFLFFSNSPKRQAMFESVLEHSDYDGKKKKIKGLCKTRWVERHDCYETFHELFAHIVTTLEVILRPNDFPDIIGNEDWSWDPDTRTKAQGLYSTLQSFEFLMSFFVTKQCLFPNRPIAVKLQRSNLDSFEAYHKIDTVISQLQEIRRDIDNHFSAWFADASQLTISVGGVVSKPRTNRRQLHRSNVPADTIEEYFRKNLAIPFIDHLLNEMETRFNAQSRVIASLFEIIPELIIKSVNVAPVCEKLLFWKSDLPSPLSLCNELRYWRAHWVTVKREEHPQNLLECLRNCDKDIYPNIYELLCIGCVSPVGSAEAERSFSGLRRVKSYLRNRMTVERLTGLSLMMIHHDVDVDVNVISDIFIRRNNRRLFKRSILNML, encoded by the exons ATGCCTCGTAAGGAGAGAGGGAGAAAGCGCAAACAGCAAGATTTGGCAGAACAAGCCAAACATTGTGTCAAATTAGGTGGCTGGTTGTTACATACTAGTAATAAGGATGATCAGCTAGATACCTCTGGACCACCTATTTTTTTACCCGCCGCCGCTGAAGTCTGTAATAATGATCAGCAAGGCTTAGATACCTCAAGCTCTGGACCACCTACTTTTTTACCCGCCGCCGCCGACGAGGTCTGTCTCTTCCCAG GTGTTGATGAGGATGGTAACCTATCCGATCCAGAAACGGCCGTCAATGATGACATTGATGTAGACATTCAACTTCCTGTGGATTTAGAGATGCCCATTGAGCAAGAAGGAG TTATTTGCAAGGATGTTGGGGACATTGTTAACAAGCTTATTGATATATCAACTCTAACACCATCAGAAAAGCTTAAATACATCGACAACCACTTTGTACCCGATTCAAACTATaagcattttttaaaacaaatagtaATGCAGGGTGAAGGTCGATCAAAGACACTAACTTTTCAGTATTCGTGGTTAGATCAATATAAGTGGTTAGTGTACAGCCCATCAGATCATGGTGGATACTGCAAGTATTGTGTGATGTTCCCTCCAGATAAGACTAATTTATCCAATGCCGTATTAGTTGGGAGACCATTTAAAATTCTTAAGCACGCCAAAGGTAAAGATGGAGTACTTGATTGCCACACTAATTTCCTGTATCATAAAACTGCTGTAGACAAATACAAGCAGCTTAGTATGTCTTTCCTGCATCCTGAACATCATGTTGATGTTCTGCTAAATGACGCTAGCAAACAAATCTACAAGGACAACATCCATATTCTCCAAAGTATCATCGAGGCAGTACTGCTATGTGGCAAGCAGAATATTGCCCTTCGTGGCCATCGAGATGATAGTACAAGCAGCTGTAGCAACACTGGGAACTTTCTGGCCATATTAAAGTTATTAAGTGGTAGAGATCCAATATTGAGGAAACACCTGGAATCTAGTAATAAAAATAGCACTTACACTTCGAAAACCATACAAAATGAATTGATAGGTATAATTGGTGAATTTGTTAGGAATAAGATAACAATTGATTTGTCTGATCAAAAGTATTCGAAGTACTACACTATTATAGCCGATGAGGTTACTGATACTACCACCAACAAAGAGGTATTATCAATTTGTTTACGGTTCTTAACCGGTGATGAGCAGGTGGAAATTGCAGAACATTTTGTCGACTTTGTCAACTTAAACCGCACCACAGGCAAGGCGATTGCTGATGCCATCATGAAATCGTTGAGTGACAATGGATTCAACTACCAAAATCTCAGAGGTCAGGCATACGATGGGGCTTCGGCTATGTCATCTGCTGTAAGAGGTGTGAATGGTAGAATAAGAGAGGTAGTACCATTAGCACTATACTCCCACTGTAAAAGTCACATTCTGAATTTGAGTATCGCATCATCCTGTAAGCTACAAGAAATTAGAAATATGATTGGTTCAATCAATgaagtatttttgtttttttcaaactcGCCAAAACGTCAAGCAAtgtttgaaagcgttttagaacATTCTGATTATGAtgggaaaaaaaagaaaattaaggGTTTGTGTAAAACACGTTGGGTGGAGCGTCATGATTGTTATGAAACGTTTCATGAGTTGTTTGCACACATAGTTACCACACTTGAAGTTATACTTCGGCCTAATGATTTCCCCGACATAATTGGTAATGAAGATTGGTCATGGGATCCCGACACCAGGACGAAAGCACAGGGACTATATTCAACACTACAGTCTTTTGagtttttaatgtcattttttgtGACAAAGCAGTGCTTGTTTCCAAATAGACCAATTGCTGTCAAGTTACAACGCAGTAATTTGGACTCTTTCGAAGCCTACCATAAGATTGACACAGTAATTAGTCAGTTACAAGAGATAAGACGTGATATTGATAATCATTTTTCTGCTTGGTTTGCTGATGCATCACAACTTACTATAAGTGTTGGTGGCGTAGTATCCAAACCAAGAACCAACAGGCGACAATTGCACAGAAGCAATGTGCCAGCAGATACCATTGAAGAGTATTTCCGGAAAAACCTGGCTATCCCATTCATAGATCACTTGCTCAATGAAATGGAGACAAGATTCAATGCTCAGTCTAGAGTTATCGCTTCACTGTTTGAAATAATTCCCGAATTAATTATCAAGAGCGTCAACGTTGCACCCGTCTGtgaaaaattgttattttggaAGAGCGACTTGCCATCTCCTTTGTCATTATGTAATGAATTAAGGTACTGGAGAGCCCATTGGGTAACCGTGAAGAGAGAAGAACATCCACAAAATTTACTTGAATGTCTAAGAAATTGTGACAAGGATATTTATCCCAATATTTATGAGCTCCTCTGTATAGGTTGTGTCTCACCAGTTGGTAGTGCAGAAGCGGAACGCTCCTTCTCAGGGTTAAGACGAGTGAAGAGCTACCTCCGTAATAGGATGACGGTAGAGAGACTGACCGGATTATCACTAATGATGATACATCATGATGTTGATGTTGatgtaaatgtaatttcagACATTTTTATTCGTAGAAACAATAGGAGATTGTTCAAACGGAGCATTCTCAACATGTTGTAA